One part of the Tachyglossus aculeatus isolate mTacAcu1 chromosome 26, mTacAcu1.pri, whole genome shotgun sequence genome encodes these proteins:
- the LOC119946081 gene encoding uncharacterized protein LOC119946081 encodes MANPAEFRNQRDLCPPGELPSLHLLDSRLWPCSMYHPYFSSYFHPWTSEHMCNRTGHFLPHSYQGPPEFILPPPVRYLHSLPPYPCPPQDDPVRDLHKMLEAALAPSRKRHLLQTSTQRLPAPSVSQARAGWDPGAFPPGVPPPPEKLALHFPEPHRGNARIWMTPKQSSLSHQTADTSSQNEKLQTCDRKPLEDSSDIFYSITAVSDNDDDENARPRHPNEWDGAGFVALRT; translated from the exons ATGGCGAACCCTGCAGAATTTCGAAATCAGCGGGATCTGTGTCCCCCAGGCGAG CTACCATCCCTCCACCTCCTGGATTCGAGGCTGTGGCCCTGTTCCATGTACCACCCCTATTTCAGCAGCTACTTCCATCCCTGGACCTCAGAACACATGTGTAACAGGACAG GTCACTTTTTGCCTCACTCATACCAG gGCCCTCCGGAATTCATCTTGCCACCCCCAGTTCGCTACCTGCACTCTCTCCCACCATACCCCTGCCCACCTCAGGACGACCCAGTCAGAGATCTGCACAAGATGCTCGAAGCCGCCCTGGCCCCCAGCCGAAAACGACACCTGTTACAGACCTCGACTCAGAGGCTCCCGGCTCCTTCAGTATCCCAGGCCAGAGCTGGCTGGGACCCAGGCGCCTTCCCCCCGGGGGTTCCTCCACCCCCGGAAAAGCTTGCCCTTCATTTCCCGGAGCCTCACCGTGGGAACGCACGCATCTGGATGACTCCTAAACAGAGTTCTTTGAGCCATCAGACCGCGGATACCAGCTCTCAGAACGAGAAGCTCCAGACGTGTGACaggaagccccttgaggacagcaGTGACATCTTTTACTCAATCACTGCTGTGAGTGATAACGATGATGACGAGAATGCGAGGCCCAGGCATCCGAATGAATGGGACGGAGCGGGCTTCGTGGCCCTGCGCACCTAG